In the uncultured Methanobrevibacter sp. genome, one interval contains:
- the mtnP gene encoding S-methyl-5'-thioadenosine phosphorylase, with protein MIGIIGGSGVEEISELADATETKVIETEYGSVEVSLLSIGDKTVAFLPRHSAGHTCPPHKINFKANIMALKEIGVTQIMATNAVGSLDLDIGPGSIVLPDDFLDFTVNRDRTFYDNEVIHIDMTEPFCNRLRGAILANSGCVNGPVVDGGTIVCTEGPRFETPAEIKMFSILGGSIVGMTTLPEAVLAREKEMCYAPIAVVSNYSTSISPTKLNTDEVYGIMAKKKGELIKLLFNTIKELSKECDCECHHILDDAHM; from the coding sequence ATGATTGGAATTATTGGTGGTAGTGGAGTAGAAGAAATAAGTGAATTGGCAGATGCAACTGAAACCAAAGTTATTGAGACTGAATATGGCTCTGTTGAGGTTTCCCTTTTAAGCATTGGGGACAAGACAGTTGCTTTCTTGCCAAGACACTCTGCAGGTCACACTTGCCCTCCACATAAAATCAATTTTAAGGCAAACATCATGGCACTTAAGGAGATAGGTGTTACCCAAATCATGGCTACAAATGCTGTAGGTTCACTTGATTTGGATATTGGTCCTGGATCCATTGTTCTCCCAGATGACTTTTTGGATTTCACTGTAAATAGGGATAGGACTTTCTATGATAATGAGGTTATTCATATAGATATGACTGAACCCTTCTGTAACAGATTAAGAGGAGCTATTTTGGCTAATTCTGGATGTGTAAATGGGCCTGTGGTTGATGGAGGAACAATTGTATGTACCGAAGGACCAAGATTTGAAACTCCTGCTGAGATTAAAATGTTTAGCATACTTGGAGGATCAATTGTTGGCATGACCACCTTGCCTGAAGCGGTTCTTGCAAGGGAAAAGGAAATGTGTTATGCTCCTATAGCTGTTGTTTCCAATTATTCAACTTCCATTTCCCCCACTAAATTGAATACTGATGAGGTTTATGGGATAATGGCTAAAAAGAAAGGGGAATTAATTAAATTATTGTTCAACACAATCAAGGAATTGTCAAAAGAGTGTGATTGTGAGTGTCATCACATTTTAGATGATGCTCATATGTAG
- a CDS encoding RtcB family protein — protein sequence MSVKENLEKVRDNVWELPSSYRKEMRVPGRLYLDDESVKDIEEGALEQVANVACMPGIQGASIAMPDIHFGYGFSIGGVGAFNYNNGVVSPGGVGFDINCGVRMLRTNLTEDEIKPKLKELTEVLFKNIPSGVGSKGQIRLKDNEINEVLDYGAWWAVERGFGWEDDLKFLEENGRMKDAESAVVSDKAKKRGIPQLGSLGSGNHFLEVQKIEEIYDETVAKAFGLEAGSIAIMIHSGSRGCGHQICSDYLRQMDKAYRNYKINIPDRQLACAPIDSKEAQGYLKAMAAGANYAWANRQMMSHWVRESFEEVFSRSADDMGMSTIYDVAHNIAKKEVHKVKGSHMEVLVHRKGATRAFGPGRREIPKEYRDVGQPVLIPGTMGTASYILHGTDVAMEETFGSTAHGAGRVLSRTAAKKQFTAEGIKKELNAKGIHVKANSAPVLAEEAPGAYKNVDSVVKTSHDAGIAKLVAKVVPLAVTKG from the coding sequence ATGTCAGTTAAAGAAAATCTTGAAAAGGTAAGAGACAATGTATGGGAACTTCCAAGTAGCTATAGAAAGGAAATGAGAGTTCCTGGAAGATTGTATCTTGATGATGAATCCGTTAAGGATATTGAAGAGGGAGCTCTTGAGCAAGTGGCAAATGTAGCTTGCATGCCAGGTATTCAAGGTGCATCAATAGCTATGCCAGACATTCACTTTGGATATGGTTTCAGTATTGGTGGTGTAGGAGCTTTCAATTACAATAATGGTGTTGTAAGTCCTGGGGGAGTAGGTTTTGACATTAACTGTGGAGTTAGAATGCTTAGAACTAACTTAACAGAAGACGAAATCAAACCTAAGCTTAAGGAACTTACTGAAGTCTTATTTAAGAACATTCCATCAGGTGTAGGAAGTAAAGGTCAAATCAGACTTAAGGACAATGAAATCAATGAGGTTTTAGACTACGGTGCTTGGTGGGCTGTAGAACGTGGATTTGGTTGGGAAGATGACCTTAAGTTCTTGGAAGAAAACGGCAGAATGAAGGATGCTGAATCCGCTGTTGTAAGTGATAAGGCTAAAAAAAGAGGAATTCCTCAATTAGGTTCATTAGGTTCCGGAAACCACTTCCTTGAAGTTCAAAAGATTGAAGAGATTTATGACGAAACTGTAGCAAAGGCATTTGGTCTTGAAGCGGGATCAATAGCTATTATGATTCACAGTGGTTCAAGAGGTTGTGGACACCAAATCTGTTCTGACTATTTAAGGCAAATGGATAAGGCTTATAGAAATTATAAAATCAATATTCCTGATAGGCAATTGGCTTGTGCACCTATTGATTCCAAAGAGGCACAAGGTTACTTGAAGGCTATGGCTGCTGGTGCTAATTATGCATGGGCAAATCGTCAAATGATGTCCCATTGGGTTAGAGAATCATTTGAGGAAGTGTTCTCCCGCAGTGCTGATGATATGGGCATGAGCACCATTTACGATGTTGCACACAACATCGCTAAAAAGGAAGTTCATAAGGTAAAAGGTTCCCATATGGAGGTTCTTGTTCACAGAAAAGGAGCTACTCGTGCATTTGGTCCTGGAAGACGTGAAATTCCTAAGGAATACAGGGATGTAGGACAACCTGTATTGATTCCTGGAACTATGGGCACTGCTTCTTACATTTTGCACGGTACTGATGTTGCTATGGAAGAGACCTTCGGTTCAACCGCTCATGGTGCAGGAAGAGTCCTATCAAGAACTGCTGCTAAAAAACAATTCACCGCAGAAGGAATCAAGAAGGAATTGAATGCAAAAGGAATTCATGTAAAAGCAAATTCCGCTCCTGTTTTAGCTGAAGAAGCGCCAGGTGCTTATAAAAACGTTGATTCAGTTGTTAAAACATCTCATGATGCAGGAATTGCTAAATTAGTTGCAAAAGTTGTTCCTTTAGCAGTTACAAAAGGATAA
- a CDS encoding archease — MKNNESKTDKYDYFDVTADIGFYAYGKSIEEAYENAGLAMFNVITDISKVKKEESREFEIVSEDLVSLLYDYLEELLFLQDTEFLFFSDFKVNIEKIVDDESSNLENYKLTCFACGEEIDWNVHSPKSEVKAITFHKMCVKEDNGVFKLRAILDL, encoded by the coding sequence ATGAAGAATAATGAATCAAAAACAGATAAATATGATTATTTTGATGTCACTGCAGACATTGGATTCTATGCCTATGGGAAATCCATAGAAGAGGCATACGAAAATGCAGGACTCGCTATGTTCAATGTTATAACTGATATAAGCAAAGTAAAAAAAGAGGAATCTAGAGAATTTGAAATAGTTTCAGAGGATTTGGTTTCTCTTTTATATGATTATTTAGAAGAGCTTTTGTTCCTGCAGGATACAGAGTTCCTGTTCTTTTCTGATTTTAAAGTGAATATTGAAAAAATAGTTGATGATGAGTCTTCCAATCTAGAAAATTATAAATTGACTTGTTTTGCTTGCGGTGAGGAAATAGATTGGAATGTCCATAGCCCAAAATCCGAAGTTAAAGCCATCACTTTTCATAAAATGTGTGTAAAAGAAGATAATGGAGTCTTTAAGCTTAGAGCTATTTTAGACTTATGA
- a CDS encoding ORC1-type DNA replication protein translates to MAIEDILMGDETLFQNINAFNPDYMPENFNFRDSQMEGMAMCIRPAIQGGRPTNSVIMGSCATGKTTALKKVFELVERTTDKVVCCYINCQLHTTRFGIFSQIHKKLFGHQPPETGVPFSRVYEKVMNRLSADNKALVVAFDDVNYLFQTQHANKIFYDILRAYEEFEGVRTGIFAILSDLEFRYALDKNVNTVFIPQDITFQPYTYSEIFSILQDRARAGFYPGVISDEIIEEIANHTIEVGDLRVGIDLLRVCGNIAEANASRSITLEHVEEAVSKQGSINLMETINSLNDIERTLLRAVVDSDEILTAGDLSKQFKEEAGVSYATFNRTLEKLEFLRLVDTKFTGKGVRGNSREIILRFAPEDIKRCNL, encoded by the coding sequence ATGGCAATAGAAGATATTTTGATGGGAGATGAAACATTATTCCAAAACATAAATGCATTTAATCCTGATTATATGCCTGAAAACTTTAATTTTAGGGACAGCCAAATGGAAGGAATGGCTATGTGCATTAGGCCAGCTATTCAAGGCGGTCGCCCTACCAATTCAGTGATTATGGGTTCATGCGCTACCGGGAAAACAACAGCGCTTAAAAAGGTTTTTGAATTGGTTGAACGCACCACGGATAAAGTGGTTTGCTGTTACATTAATTGTCAATTGCACACAACACGTTTTGGAATCTTTTCTCAAATTCATAAAAAATTATTTGGACATCAACCTCCAGAAACTGGAGTTCCTTTTTCAAGAGTGTATGAAAAAGTTATGAACAGGCTTTCTGCTGACAATAAAGCATTGGTTGTTGCTTTCGATGATGTTAATTACTTATTCCAAACACAACATGCAAATAAGATATTTTATGATATTTTAAGGGCTTATGAGGAATTTGAAGGTGTAAGAACAGGTATTTTTGCAATTCTTTCAGATTTGGAATTCAGATATGCTCTCGATAAGAATGTAAATACTGTATTCATTCCTCAAGACATTACATTCCAGCCATACACTTATTCTGAAATATTCAGTATTCTCCAAGATAGGGCTAGAGCCGGATTTTATCCTGGAGTGATTTCAGATGAAATCATTGAAGAAATAGCTAATCACACCATTGAAGTGGGAGATTTAAGGGTTGGAATTGACCTTCTTAGAGTATGTGGTAATATTGCAGAAGCGAATGCAAGCAGATCCATTACTTTAGAGCATGTTGAAGAAGCAGTATCCAAACAAGGTTCCATTAATTTGATGGAAACCATAAATTCCTTAAATGACATTGAAAGGACTTTGCTAAGGGCAGTTGTTGATAGTGATGAAATCTTAACTGCTGGTGACTTGTCTAAACAGTTTAAGGAAGAAGCAGGAGTTAGCTATGCTACATTCAACAGGACTCTTGAAAAACTTGAATTCTTAAGATTGGTGGACACTAAGTTCACTGGAAAAGGAGTTAGAGGAAATTCAAGGGAAATCATTTTAAGATTTGCTCCTGAGGATATTAAACGCTGCAATCTTTAG
- a CDS encoding 6-hydroxymethylpterin diphosphokinase MptE-like protein, with the protein MDFNEWEGWYKEILDTLGFSREGDENTAALLDKILDEKGCLTIEEFFDEIMEKKDTSKFIVVGAGPSIKKHIKYVKENYDLNDYILVSADGATTAMLEDDLVPDIVATDLDGKMEDLLAANSLDSYFVIHAHGDNEELIVKWTTSFDKILGTTQSKPVGHLYNFGGFTDGDRAMFFTLALGCEEMILAGMDFGTTVTKYSRPNIEGATGPADEVKTKKLIFAERLLAWIKENADVNVINLVDIAK; encoded by the coding sequence ATGGATTTTAATGAATGGGAAGGGTGGTATAAAGAAATTCTTGATACTCTTGGTTTTTCAAGGGAAGGGGATGAGAACACTGCAGCATTGTTGGATAAGATTCTTGATGAGAAAGGTTGCTTGACCATTGAGGAATTCTTTGATGAGATTATGGAGAAAAAAGACACTTCAAAATTCATTGTTGTTGGTGCAGGCCCTTCCATAAAGAAACATATTAAATATGTAAAGGAAAATTATGACTTGAATGACTATATCCTTGTTTCTGCAGATGGTGCTACAACTGCAATGCTTGAAGATGATCTTGTTCCAGACATTGTTGCTACTGACTTAGATGGTAAAATGGAAGATTTATTGGCTGCAAATTCATTAGACTCTTATTTTGTTATTCATGCTCATGGAGACAATGAAGAGCTCATTGTGAAGTGGACAACTAGCTTTGATAAGATTCTTGGAACTACCCAATCCAAACCTGTAGGTCATTTATACAACTTTGGTGGATTTACTGATGGTGATAGGGCAATGTTCTTCACTCTTGCATTAGGATGTGAGGAAATGATTCTTGCAGGAATGGATTTTGGAACAACTGTAACCAAATATTCAAGACCTAACATTGAAGGAGCAACAGGTCCTGCAGATGAGGTTAAAACCAAAAAGCTGATTTTTGCAGAAAGATTGCTTGCTTGGATAAAGGAAAATGCTGATGTAAATGTGATTAATTTAGTTGATATTGCTAAATAA